The DNA window TGCAGAAATTATATCACGCATCGTTAGAGGGgagcaaaaagcaaagaaatcaTCTTCAATGCTCGTCATTATAAAATCATTTGGCTTAACACAAAAAAAGTGGAGACAGCTCACTTCGATGCGATGGAGGTCATTAAAAGAGAAATGCGCCAGACTTGGCTAATTGAATGAACGTGTTGCGTGTTCGCTGGAGCCCCAATGCGTTTTGTAATTTGATCGAAATTGTTTGAAAATTAGTCGATGGCCAGGTGGGAATGGGAGTAAAGAGGTTTAATAAACTGTTTGGCAGCGTAAACTACTTGTAAGTATTTATTGTTACAAGGCAACATCTTTAAGGATCCTTAGCACTTCATGACTTggataaataataatgaaaagaGTTGACTAAAATTCATTGATAAGTGAAGAATCTAAGAAAAATCTTAAGAGATCGAAAACCATGTCATAACCCATTTGGTTTATCAGCTTACACGCGCGAGTAGTTTCCATTCGACTGCCCATTTCAAAGTACCAAGAAACGAGCGACACCCACGAGATTGCTTGGCATTCCGGCATTGACCCGCCCGCCAGTCGCCACCTGCTAGGTAATCATTAGTTGAATCAATATTAGAGGACATACAATGGGCACTTAGAACTGGGGGCCCACGAGAAAAAACGGGTTTTCAGCGGTCCAAAGAGCCAAGATGGTTTTTACGGGTGAACGAGTGTCGTAAGCAATGGTGGCTCCGTCTCCATTCGACCATTTGAATGGGCGACGAGAGAAAGTTGGGTTCATCTTTTATGACGTCTGTATATTTGGCCGCATCAGTTATATAAGCAAAGTAGACGAACTGAACTGATTGGTAAACCCTCGATATTTCAGCTCGCCCATCACAGACTTCTATGCGGGTCGCAATGTCTTCATCACGGGAGCCACGGGCTTCGTGGGCGTCACCATTGTGGAGAAACTGCTACGCGATGTTCCCAACGTGGGCACACTCTACCTGCTGATGCGGGCCAAGAAGGGCAAGAGTGTGCAGGAGCGACTGGAGGAGCTGAAGAAGAACTCCGTGTTCGACAAGTTCAAGGAGCTGCAGCTAGAGTCGCGTCTCTCCAAGATCGTTCCCATCGAGGGCGATGTGGGCCTGGATCATCTGGGCATCTCGCCGAAGGATCGCCAAACGCTGATCGACAACGTGAACGTCGTCTTTCACTCGGCTGCCACCTTGGACTTCTTCCAGTCCCTGAAGGAGACTACCAACATCAACCTGCGGGGCACCAGGCGAGTGGTGGAGCTGTGCCAGCAGATAAAGAACCTGGATGCCTTGGTCCATGTGTCCAGCGCCTATGTGAATGCCTATCTGACCAAGGTCGAGGAGAAGCTATATCCCTCGCCCGAAGATCCCGAAAAGATCATCCAGCTCTCGGAGACCCTCAACGACGAGGCCCTCAAGGCACTGGAGCCAAAGTGAGTGATCTCTATAAACTAAAAcctttatgtttattaataataagttaTCATGTTCCAGACTTCTGAAGGATCACCCCAACACCTACACCTTTACGAAGCATCTGGCGGAGCACGAGGTGGCCAATGTGGCCAGTAAGTTCCCCTGCGGCATCGTCCGTCCCAGTATGAGTGAGTATTGAGCAGACTATTAGCTATTTCCCAGAAACCAACGCATCTTTTAAACGTAATTAAAGTCACTGCCGCTTGGAAGGAGCCTCTTCCTGGATGGACCATTTCGAAGAATGGTCCCCAGGGCTTCTTCATGGGCGCCTCCAAGGGCGTGCTGCGTCGCCTGCCCCTGGATCCCAGCATCATCATGGACTACATACCCATCGATGTGGTGGTCAATGGGATCATAACCACCGGCTACTACGTGAACGCGCTGCAGGCGAAAAACGAAGGACGCCCAGCCGATCTGCAGATCTTCCACTTGACCTCCAGCACATACAAGCCCTTCCGATTCGAGCTGATGGCGGACAAGATCAACAGCTACCTACACGACTACCCGCTGAACAGTGCCGTCTGGTATCCCAATCTGCGCCTGGTCAAGAGCCTCTGGGTCTTCCGGCTGAGCGCCATTCTGTTCCACTTCATTCCTGCTATCATCCTGGATCTGGTCACCAAAATCGGAGGCGGCAGGCCCATGTAGGCATACCATTGTTACATCTATTTCCTGATAActtattatatattcaatgCATTTTTAGCTTGGTTCGGCTGCACAAGAACGTCTGGAACTCACTGAATACCCTGGAAAAGTTCATCTTCACGGAGTGGCACTTTGACAGCAAGCGTCTATTGGCGCTCTCGAAGACCCTGAATATAGTGGACAAAAAGAAGTTCTTCATCGACATCGGCGAGCTGACGTGGGATGAGTACTTCGCCAACACGATCCTGGGTGTGCGCCAGTACCTCAGCAAGGAGCCGCCCAAGAACCTGGAGAAGGCGCGCCGCAAGGACAAAATGTAAGTATCTTTATTAtcatgcaaattaaatacttACCCTTGTGCTTTCCAGTCTCCTGGGACTTCATGTGGCCCTGCAGCTCGCATTTTGGTATGGAGTCTTCAAGCTAATCGTGTGCCTCACCGGAATCTCGTCGGCCAAGGCTGCTCTTGTCCTGCCCGTCCTTTACTACCTGTTTGGACTGCTTTAAGAAGCTGAGCGATTTGCACCCGCAGCTCAACATTTTCTCAATGTTATTTATGCTTAATGCACTTTGTATGAGGTTTGGTTTtacaatataaatacaaaaacaagcagCACTTTTTTGATTCAAGCGCTTATACGCAAAAGTGGGGCACTAAGTAATGTTTATTATAAGATAATATAACTAACATATATTGCTTTATAAGCGGgctaaaaagttgaaaatGCATAAGCTTTCATTAGTTAAATTGttaagattttaaatttcccACCGAACTGCATCAAGCCTGGTCACATCAACTCTCGCGATTAGAGTGACCGCACCAGTGGACGCCTTTAAATACCCAAGTGCATCCCAAACCCGAATCAACAGTTAtccagcaacaaaaacaacagcgcACGACCAGCTGGTCCA is part of the Drosophila yakuba strain Tai18E2 chromosome 2R, Prin_Dyak_Tai18E2_2.1, whole genome shotgun sequence genome and encodes:
- the LOC6531383 gene encoding putative fatty acyl-CoA reductase CG8306, which gives rise to MASSPITDFYAGRNVFITGATGFVGVTIVEKLLRDVPNVGTLYLLMRAKKGKSVQERLEELKKNSVFDKFKELQLESRLSKIVPIEGDVGLDHLGISPKDRQTLIDNVNVVFHSAATLDFFQSLKETTNINLRGTRRVVELCQQIKNLDALVHVSSAYVNAYLTKVEEKLYPSPEDPEKIIQLSETLNDEALKALEPKLLKDHPNTYTFTKHLAEHEVANVASKFPCGIVRPSMITAAWKEPLPGWTISKNGPQGFFMGASKGVLRRLPLDPSIIMDYIPIDVVVNGIITTGYYVNALQAKNEGRPADLQIFHLTSSTYKPFRFELMADKINSYLHDYPLNSAVWYPNLRLVKSLWVFRLSAILFHFIPAIILDLVTKIGGGRPILVRLHKNVWNSLNTLEKFIFTEWHFDSKRLLALSKTLNIVDKKKFFIDIGELTWDEYFANTILGVRQYLSKEPPKNLEKARRKDKILLGLHVALQLAFWYGVFKLIVCLTGISSAKAALVLPVLYYLFGLL